From the genome of Paraburkholderia aromaticivorans, one region includes:
- a CDS encoding MFS transporter, which translates to MSTASHATSGSEESKVKTVFRVVSGNFLEMYDFMVYGYYASAIAKTYFPSGNEFASLMLSLSVFGAGFLMRPLGAIVLGAYIDHHGRRKGLILTLGLMALGTLTVASIPGYATIGVLAPVLVLLGRLLQGFSAGVELGGVSVYLSEIATKGNKGFYCAWQSGSQQVAVVFAALIGVLLNKMLPADQMSAWGWRVPFLIGCLIVPFLFLIRRSLQETEEFKARKHHPKMGEIMKTMAANWGIVLGGMGMVIMTTVSFYMITAYTPTFGKEVLKLSSIDTLVVTVCIGLSNLIWLPLAGALSDRIGRRPVLLAFTILTIVTAYPALQWLVADPSFARLLEVELWLSFLYGSYNGGMVVALTEVMPVEVRTAGFSLAYSLATTIGGFTPAISTLLIHSTGNKAAPGLFLGVAAMCGLIATLVLYRTPESRDQYRTA; encoded by the coding sequence ATGTCAACTGCGTCACACGCTACTTCCGGGTCGGAAGAATCCAAGGTCAAGACAGTTTTCCGCGTGGTCAGCGGCAACTTTCTTGAGATGTACGACTTCATGGTCTACGGCTACTACGCTTCGGCGATCGCCAAGACCTATTTCCCGAGCGGCAACGAATTCGCCTCGTTGATGCTCTCGCTGTCGGTGTTCGGCGCGGGCTTCCTGATGCGGCCGCTCGGCGCGATCGTCCTCGGCGCCTACATCGACCATCACGGCCGGCGCAAAGGCCTGATCCTCACGCTCGGCCTGATGGCGCTCGGCACGCTCACGGTGGCGTCGATTCCAGGTTACGCGACGATCGGCGTCCTCGCGCCCGTGCTCGTGCTGTTAGGCCGGCTGTTGCAGGGCTTCTCCGCCGGTGTCGAACTGGGCGGCGTCTCGGTGTATCTGTCGGAGATCGCCACCAAGGGCAACAAGGGCTTCTACTGCGCGTGGCAGTCGGGCAGCCAGCAGGTTGCCGTGGTGTTCGCCGCGCTGATCGGCGTGCTCCTGAACAAGATGCTGCCGGCCGACCAGATGAGCGCCTGGGGTTGGCGCGTGCCGTTCCTGATCGGCTGCCTGATCGTGCCGTTCCTGTTCCTGATCCGCCGTTCGCTGCAGGAAACCGAGGAATTCAAGGCGCGCAAGCATCACCCTAAGATGGGCGAGATCATGAAGACGATGGCCGCGAACTGGGGCATCGTGCTGGGCGGCATGGGCATGGTGATCATGACCACCGTGTCGTTCTACATGATCACGGCCTACACGCCGACCTTCGGCAAGGAAGTGCTGAAACTGTCGTCGATCGATACGCTCGTCGTCACTGTCTGTATCGGTCTGTCGAATCTGATCTGGCTGCCGCTCGCGGGCGCGCTGTCGGATCGCATCGGCCGCCGTCCGGTGCTGCTGGCCTTCACGATTCTGACCATCGTCACCGCGTATCCGGCGCTGCAATGGCTGGTGGCGGATCCGTCGTTCGCGCGTCTGCTGGAAGTCGAATTGTGGCTGTCGTTCCTGTACGGCAGCTATAACGGCGGGATGGTCGTGGCGCTGACCGAAGTCATGCCGGTGGAAGTACGGACCGCCGGTTTCTCGCTCGCCTACAGCCTCGCTACGACGATCGGCGGCTTCACGCCGGCTATCTCCACGCTGCTGATTCACAGCACCGGCAATAAGGCGGCGCCGGGCCTGTTCCTCGGCGTGGCCGCGATGTGCGGGTTGATTGCGACGCTGGTGTTGTATCGCACGCCGGAATCGCGCGATCAGTACCGGACGGCCTGA
- a CDS encoding GNAT family N-acetyltransferase, translating into MRTTPGLSLRPATLADAALIASIHSSSWQATYRGLLPEAFLDGEVTRERAAYWEARLSAPGGERRIVLIAELGGEPAGFVCVERQPESAWGVLLDNLHARPAYQGMGVGKLLMQAAEDWARAQGEVQLYLYVLEGNTPAIGFYERQGWQFVGAEPDHMGGVDITALRYVYRLDR; encoded by the coding sequence ATGCGAACCACCCCTGGTCTTTCGCTGCGCCCCGCGACGCTCGCGGATGCAGCGCTCATTGCTTCGATCCACAGCAGCAGTTGGCAGGCCACCTATCGCGGCCTGTTGCCCGAGGCCTTTCTTGACGGCGAAGTCACGCGGGAGCGCGCCGCCTACTGGGAAGCGCGCCTGAGCGCGCCCGGCGGCGAACGGCGCATCGTGCTGATCGCCGAACTTGGCGGCGAACCGGCCGGTTTTGTGTGTGTTGAACGCCAACCGGAGTCAGCGTGGGGCGTGCTGCTCGATAACCTGCACGCGCGGCCGGCCTATCAGGGCATGGGGGTCGGCAAGCTGCTGATGCAAGCCGCCGAGGACTGGGCTCGCGCGCAAGGCGAGGTGCAACTCTATCTGTACGTGCTCGAAGGAAACACGCCGGCTATCGGCTTTTACGAACGGCAGGGCTGGCAGTTCGTCGGCGCCGAGCCGGATCATATGGGCGGCGTGGACATTACGGCGTTGCGTTACGTATACAGACTCGACCGATAG
- a CDS encoding ArsR/SmtB family transcription factor, protein MASSLASSTSVAGFDDLSVDTIVPLADLFRLLGDPTRLRIVLACLDERRAVGAIAGALGLSSSLVSHHLRLLRAARIVRAERQGKQVFYLAADRHISAMLAGMLEHVAEPAGNDALDPS, encoded by the coding sequence ATGGCGTCTTCCCTCGCTTCATCCACTTCGGTTGCCGGCTTCGACGATCTTTCGGTCGACACCATCGTGCCGCTCGCCGACCTGTTTCGCCTGCTCGGCGACCCCACGCGGTTGCGCATCGTGCTGGCGTGTCTCGACGAGCGGCGCGCGGTCGGGGCGATCGCCGGGGCGCTCGGTTTATCGTCGTCGCTGGTGAGCCACCACTTGCGGTTGCTGCGCGCGGCGCGGATCGTGCGCGCGGAGCGGCAAGGCAAGCAGGTCTTCTATCTCGCCGCCGATCGCCACATCAGCGCGATGCTGGCCGGCATGCTCGAACACGTGGCCGAACCGGCCGGCAACGATGCCCTGGACCCGTCATGA
- a CDS encoding gamma-glutamyl-gamma-aminobutyrate hydrolase family protein, whose protein sequence is MSENKPESAGTPGNPTPSASPVPSGATAGASTPGFTPEEPAASLPLSHEDAIQSPIKDTLTPSAASPTHAAAGAAATPAAGQAAVRSSTDDPDSASAVTPTDAQAARQRDAAQARSSAAASTAQQEAEVHEKEARRAGTFATKPAPKPAPTFASSEPVEGELITSVEDATIIEEVPRPAEQKAGSPPPGFGAAPDFSASNPPPPNALPPSPPRYLKHSDSAWTVFGRIIAARARQLFDRAGQRITQRTLRIGVSARIFHPEPGAKGLRGKTLQYLEESIAHWVMSRDVLVFMIPTVGHQGMLHPSNIRLRDYAKHLDGLLLQGGADVSPQSYAEQAASHEWPGDRVRDMYELELLHEFIESGKPVLGVCRGCQLINVAFGGTLYQDIATDVPTAGAHVNENYDQHRHGIHFPDGSTLANMFPGRRDAIVNSIHHQAVKTLGRDLNIEAVSASDGIIEAVRYRRAPFVMGVQWHPEFHRAGGDELLDCTPLLDTFLRVARETRF, encoded by the coding sequence ATGAGCGAAAACAAACCTGAAAGCGCCGGCACGCCCGGCAATCCCACGCCTTCGGCGTCGCCAGTGCCGTCCGGCGCAACGGCCGGCGCGTCGACACCCGGCTTTACGCCGGAGGAACCGGCGGCCTCGCTGCCGCTCTCGCACGAAGATGCCATTCAGTCTCCGATCAAGGACACGCTGACGCCGTCGGCCGCGTCGCCCACTCACGCAGCCGCTGGGGCTGCCGCCACGCCGGCTGCCGGGCAGGCGGCCGTGCGATCGTCGACTGACGATCCCGACAGCGCGTCGGCCGTCACGCCCACCGATGCGCAAGCGGCGCGGCAACGCGACGCGGCGCAGGCACGCAGTTCGGCTGCCGCATCGACCGCGCAGCAGGAAGCCGAGGTTCATGAAAAGGAAGCGCGTCGCGCTGGAACGTTCGCCACGAAACCCGCACCGAAACCCGCGCCGACGTTCGCGAGCAGCGAACCCGTCGAGGGCGAGCTGATCACCTCGGTGGAAGACGCCACCATCATCGAAGAGGTCCCGCGCCCCGCCGAGCAGAAGGCCGGCTCGCCGCCGCCCGGTTTCGGCGCGGCGCCTGACTTCAGCGCGTCCAATCCGCCGCCGCCCAACGCATTGCCGCCGTCGCCGCCGCGCTATCTGAAGCACAGCGATTCGGCGTGGACCGTGTTCGGCCGCATCATCGCGGCGCGCGCGCGTCAACTGTTCGATCGCGCGGGCCAGCGGATCACGCAGCGCACGCTGCGTATCGGCGTGTCGGCGCGCATCTTCCATCCGGAGCCGGGCGCGAAGGGATTGCGCGGCAAGACCTTGCAGTATCTCGAGGAATCGATTGCGCATTGGGTGATGTCGCGCGACGTGCTGGTGTTCATGATTCCGACGGTCGGCCATCAGGGCATGCTGCATCCGAGCAATATCCGCTTGCGTGACTACGCGAAGCATCTCGACGGCCTTCTGCTGCAAGGCGGCGCGGATGTCTCGCCGCAGTCTTACGCGGAGCAGGCCGCCAGCCACGAGTGGCCCGGCGACCGCGTGCGCGACATGTACGAGCTCGAACTGCTGCACGAGTTCATCGAGTCGGGCAAGCCAGTGCTCGGCGTGTGCCGTGGCTGTCAACTGATCAATGTGGCGTTCGGCGGGACCTTGTATCAGGACATCGCCACCGATGTGCCGACCGCAGGCGCCCACGTCAACGAAAACTACGATCAGCATCGGCACGGGATTCACTTCCCGGACGGTTCGACGCTCGCCAATATGTTCCCGGGCCGGCGCGACGCGATCGTCAATTCGATTCACCATCAAGCGGTCAAAACGCTCGGCCGCGATCTCAATATCGAAGCCGTGTCGGCATCGGACGGGATCATCGAGGCCGTGCGTTACCGGCGGGCGCCGTTCGTGATGGGTGTGCAATGGCATCCGGAGTTTCATCGTGCGGGCGGCGACGAATTGCTCGACTGCACGCCGTTGCTCGATACCTTCCTGCGGGTGGCGCGCGAAACGCGTTTTTAA
- a CDS encoding DUF2968 domain-containing protein has product MKYPLVVRRAVLLATSCALLQQGGLVLAAQGGEAAPMAGTRPAINTLTPQPVADALRSAASATPATAGDAQGNVAELMQMIHEAKLSELRTTYNGSYGASLFFYPLEMTYYIALFQDKHFWRVIKTEDVARAEAVYAGFAQQTAQLADVEIRRTQLQAQKAYIEDIIALSEDRAKRLQADLEVARTQQAKVNDYQRQTQGEAAALHAEKERAQAQLRQVQGEVMQLQRQTEMGLPIQK; this is encoded by the coding sequence ATGAAGTACCCCTTAGTTGTTCGGCGCGCCGTGCTGCTCGCGACTTCGTGTGCGCTGTTGCAGCAGGGCGGTCTCGTGCTGGCGGCGCAAGGCGGCGAGGCCGCGCCGATGGCCGGCACGAGGCCGGCTATCAACACCCTGACGCCGCAGCCCGTCGCCGACGCGCTGCGCAGCGCGGCGTCAGCCACACCGGCCACGGCGGGCGACGCGCAAGGCAATGTCGCCGAGCTGATGCAGATGATTCACGAGGCCAAGCTGAGCGAACTGCGCACCACGTATAACGGCAGTTATGGCGCCAGTCTGTTTTTCTATCCGCTGGAAATGACGTACTACATCGCGTTATTTCAGGACAAGCATTTCTGGCGCGTCATCAAGACTGAAGACGTGGCGCGCGCGGAAGCAGTCTATGCCGGCTTTGCGCAGCAGACCGCGCAACTCGCCGACGTCGAGATTCGTCGCACGCAGTTGCAGGCGCAGAAGGCTTACATCGAAGACATCATCGCGTTATCCGAAGATCGCGCCAAACGCCTGCAAGCCGACCTCGAGGTGGCTCGCACGCAGCAGGCCAAGGTCAACGACTATCAGCGGCAAACGCAAGGCGAAGCGGCCGCGTTGCACGCGGAGAAGGAAAGGGCACAGGCGCAATTGCGTCAGGTGCAGGGCGAAGTGATGCAACTGCAGCGGCAAACCGAAATGGGATTGCCCATTCAGAAGTAA
- a CDS encoding cation diffusion facilitator family transporter — MKKPDTASGAAADHEGAPAPGALDGRGSRGARSGDEAQRAAHAAAEPGWAGSGGGHEAHEQGQPGEGQRHGHGHGSDGHSHGIKGSHGNHGNHGNHGNHGNHGNASHTHSHAHGHAGHHHAHAPVAGHGRAFALAVVLNIAIVVAQTVYGVLAHSTALLADAGHNLSDVLGLLLAWGAAWLATRRPSARYTFGYGSSSILASLVNAGLLLFACGVIVAEAVGRLINPTPVAGLAVFVVAMGGVVINGISAWLFMRGQQDDLNIRGAFLHMAADAAISAAVAISGLVILYTNWTWLDPVMSLLVVAVVVAGTWSLLRDSVRLALDAVPPGVDLQGVRDYLAGQPGVVDVHDLHVWALSTTGNALSAHLVMPAGHPGDESLDGIVLTLRERFSMHHATLQVDLGTTQHRCAMDHAPHTH, encoded by the coding sequence ATGAAGAAACCGGATACCGCGAGCGGCGCTGCGGCAGATCACGAGGGCGCGCCCGCGCCTGGAGCGCTCGATGGGCGCGGCAGCAGGGGCGCCCGTTCGGGTGACGAAGCGCAGCGAGCCGCGCACGCTGCGGCGGAACCTGGCTGGGCGGGAAGTGGGGGGGGGCATGAAGCGCATGAGCAGGGCCAGCCGGGAGAGGGGCAGAGGCACGGCCACGGTCACGGCAGCGACGGTCATAGTCACGGTATCAAAGGTAGCCACGGCAACCACGGCAACCACGGCAACCACGGCAACCACGGCAACCACGGCAACGCTAGCCACACTCATAGTCACGCCCACGGCCACGCCGGCCACCACCACGCTCACGCCCCCGTCGCCGGCCACGGGCGCGCGTTCGCCCTCGCCGTGGTGCTGAACATCGCCATCGTGGTGGCGCAGACGGTCTACGGCGTGCTCGCCCATTCCACCGCGCTGCTCGCCGATGCCGGCCATAATCTCTCCGACGTCCTCGGCCTGCTGCTCGCATGGGGCGCCGCCTGGCTCGCCACGCGCCGTCCGTCGGCACGCTACACGTTCGGCTATGGCAGCTCGTCGATCCTGGCCTCGCTCGTCAATGCCGGACTGTTGCTGTTCGCGTGCGGCGTGATCGTCGCCGAAGCAGTCGGGCGGCTGATCAACCCGACGCCCGTGGCGGGGCTCGCGGTGTTCGTCGTGGCGATGGGCGGCGTGGTCATCAACGGAATTTCCGCTTGGCTTTTCATGCGCGGGCAGCAGGATGATCTGAACATCCGCGGCGCGTTCCTGCACATGGCGGCCGATGCCGCCATCTCGGCGGCGGTCGCGATAAGCGGCCTCGTGATTCTCTACACCAACTGGACGTGGCTCGACCCGGTAATGAGCCTGCTCGTGGTGGCGGTCGTGGTGGCCGGCACCTGGAGTTTGCTGCGCGATTCGGTGCGCCTCGCGCTCGACGCCGTGCCGCCCGGCGTCGATCTGCAAGGCGTGCGCGACTATCTGGCAGGGCAGCCCGGCGTCGTCGACGTGCACGATCTGCACGTGTGGGCGCTGTCGACCACCGGCAATGCGCTCAGCGCGCATCTGGTGATGCCGGCCGGCCACCCCGGCGACGAATCGCTCGACGGCATCGTTCTCACGCTGCGCGAACGTTTTTCCATGCATCACGCGACGCTGCAAGTGGACCTTGGCACGACGCAGCATCGCTGCGCAATGGATCACGCGCCGCACACGCATTGA
- a CDS encoding cation:proton antiporter codes for MHHGIGFIQDLAVVMALAGVVTVLFHRLKQPVVLGYIAAGVIIGPYTPPFQLIHDEQTIQTLGELGVVFLMFSLGLEFSLRKLFKVGATAIVAALSEIVLMLWLGYEIGSAFGWSSMDSLFLGAILAISSTTIIVKALSELGLKRESFAQLVFGILIVEDILAIAMLVLLSGIAQTGQLSAGVAVVTLGKLLLFMTVSLVVGILVVPRALNYVARAKSDEMLLVSVLGFCFGFCLLVVKLDYSIALGAFLIGAIMAESRHLHRIEHLIAPLRDAFSAIFFVTIGLMLNPAVLVDYAWPIAVITVAVIVGKIVSCGLGTFLAGKDGRTAMRVGMTVSQIGEFSFIIASLGLTLKVTSAFLYPIAVAVSALTTLFTPYLIRAADPLTQRLGHAMPRTLANVFSLYGQWLGSLSTKSGEPTLFSMTRRIILQIAVNLALVAAIFLVVSYSAPYTSSLLAHWLSSEPMQRVVLWSAALVVSMPFLVAVYRKTKSLALLLAEVSVQPATAGRFTSAIRYAISDLVPVVSMVGVFLLVAALSGGILPPTGLLAAVLICAALLLALVWRWCVKIHAAMQIALRETFDEQPDP; via the coding sequence ATGCATCATGGCATCGGCTTCATTCAGGACCTGGCGGTCGTGATGGCGCTCGCCGGCGTCGTCACCGTGCTGTTCCATCGCCTGAAACAGCCGGTGGTGCTGGGCTACATTGCCGCCGGCGTGATCATCGGGCCGTACACGCCGCCGTTCCAGTTGATCCACGACGAGCAGACCATCCAGACGCTCGGCGAACTCGGCGTGGTGTTCCTGATGTTTTCGCTCGGCCTCGAATTCAGTCTGCGCAAACTCTTCAAGGTCGGCGCGACGGCGATCGTCGCGGCGCTCTCCGAAATCGTGCTGATGCTGTGGCTCGGCTACGAAATCGGCAGCGCGTTCGGCTGGAGTTCGATGGATTCGCTGTTTCTCGGCGCGATCCTCGCGATCTCGTCGACCACGATCATCGTCAAGGCGCTCTCGGAACTGGGTCTGAAGCGCGAAAGCTTCGCGCAACTGGTGTTCGGCATTCTGATCGTCGAAGACATCCTCGCCATTGCGATGCTGGTCCTGCTGTCGGGCATTGCGCAGACCGGGCAGTTGAGCGCGGGCGTCGCCGTGGTCACGCTCGGCAAACTGCTTCTGTTCATGACGGTGTCGCTGGTGGTCGGCATTCTGGTGGTGCCGCGCGCGTTGAACTACGTGGCGCGCGCGAAGAGCGACGAGATGCTGCTCGTCTCCGTGCTCGGTTTCTGCTTCGGCTTCTGTCTGCTGGTCGTGAAGCTCGACTACAGCATCGCGCTCGGCGCGTTCCTGATCGGCGCGATCATGGCCGAATCGCGCCATCTGCATCGGATCGAGCATCTGATCGCGCCGCTGCGCGACGCCTTTTCCGCGATCTTCTTCGTGACGATCGGCCTGATGCTCAACCCGGCCGTGCTGGTCGACTACGCATGGCCGATCGCGGTGATCACGGTGGCGGTGATCGTCGGCAAGATCGTGTCGTGCGGGCTCGGCACCTTTCTCGCCGGCAAGGACGGCCGCACGGCCATGCGCGTCGGCATGACCGTGTCGCAGATCGGCGAGTTCTCGTTCATCATCGCTTCGCTCGGCTTGACGCTCAAGGTGACAAGCGCTTTTCTCTATCCGATCGCGGTGGCGGTGTCCGCCTTGACCACGCTGTTCACGCCGTATCTGATCCGCGCGGCCGATCCGCTGACCCAGCGCCTCGGGCACGCCATGCCGCGCACGCTCGCGAACGTGTTCAGCCTGTACGGGCAATGGCTGGGCAGTCTGAGCACGAAAAGCGGCGAGCCGACGCTGTTCAGCATGACGCGGCGAATCATTCTGCAGATTGCCGTCAACCTGGCGCTCGTCGCGGCGATTTTTCTGGTCGTGTCGTATAGCGCGCCGTATACCAGCTCGCTGCTCGCGCACTGGCTCAGTTCGGAGCCGATGCAGCGCGTCGTGCTGTGGAGCGCCGCGCTGGTGGTGTCGATGCCGTTTCTGGTGGCCGTGTATCGCAAGACCAAGTCGCTGGCTTTGCTGCTTGCCGAGGTCAGCGTGCAACCGGCTACGGCGGGGCGCTTCACGAGCGCGATCCGTTACGCAATCTCCGATCTGGTGCCGGTGGTCTCGATGGTCGGCGTGTTCCTGCTGGTCGCGGCGCTCTCGGGCGGCATTTTGCCGCCGACCGGCCTGCTCGCCGCGGTGCTCATCTGCGCCGCGTTGCTGCTGGCGCTCGTGTGGCGCTGGTGCGTCAAGATCCATGCGGCGATGCAGATCGCCTTGCGCGAAACTTTCGACGAACAACCGGATCCTTAA
- a CDS encoding tetratricopeptide repeat protein → MQPVFDRAFAAHRDGRLEDAERGYRATLDGNPAHVDALHLLGVLRHQQGQHAEAAELVRRAVNLRPEDAALQLNLGNALKALGQIDDAIEQFRNALTLAPSFPMAHYNLGNAYAAAGRHEDAADAFEKSLRLQPNDASSHNNLGNALHALGRHTEAIAAFRRTLELRPGHAGALNNMGMSLNALGRAEEAIPCFQTALAAEPRFVAAHFNLANTFDATGRPAEAVASFRAALALQPNLPPAIFGMGNALAALGRHAQALPYLERAVGLDPQFALAWLSLGTAHLALGAHGPAVRAFDQALRLRPELASAHMNRALAWLALRDFARGLPEYEWRLQTMAQPVIQTLPRWHGEPIAQRTLLVHAEQGFGDTLQFVRFVPLVAQRAARIILEVQAQLIPLLAPAAQAWRVTLIAQGAPRPAADLQCPLLSLPLALGTTYDTIPARTPYLGAPPAYGRKWRGSLGGQAKRKIGVAWSGRIQQNETRSMPLAALDPLFALEGIDWIVLQPELSADERAALDAHPRAASIHRFDARIGDFADTAAIIERLDAVVSIDTAIAHLAGALRKPLWLMLPFAADWRWFAGEARSPWYPGATLVRQPQPGAWDEVVEAVANELRKH, encoded by the coding sequence ATGCAACCTGTTTTTGACCGCGCTTTCGCGGCGCATCGTGACGGCCGCCTCGAAGACGCCGAACGCGGCTACCGCGCGACGCTCGACGGCAACCCCGCGCACGTCGATGCGTTGCATCTGCTGGGCGTCCTGCGCCACCAGCAGGGCCAGCACGCCGAAGCCGCCGAGCTCGTGCGGCGCGCAGTGAACCTGCGCCCGGAAGACGCCGCGCTGCAACTGAACCTGGGCAACGCGCTGAAGGCGCTGGGCCAGATCGACGACGCGATCGAACAGTTCCGCAATGCGCTGACGCTGGCGCCGTCGTTCCCCATGGCGCACTACAACCTGGGCAACGCCTACGCCGCGGCGGGCCGTCACGAAGACGCCGCCGACGCGTTCGAGAAATCGTTGCGCCTGCAACCGAACGACGCCTCCTCGCATAACAACCTGGGCAACGCGCTGCACGCGCTCGGACGTCACACGGAAGCCATCGCGGCGTTCCGCCGCACGCTCGAGCTGCGGCCCGGTCACGCCGGCGCGCTCAATAACATGGGCATGTCGCTGAACGCGCTCGGTCGCGCGGAAGAGGCGATCCCCTGTTTCCAGACGGCGTTGGCCGCCGAGCCGCGCTTCGTTGCCGCGCACTTCAACCTCGCCAACACGTTCGACGCCACCGGCCGCCCTGCGGAAGCCGTCGCATCGTTCCGCGCGGCGCTGGCGTTGCAGCCGAACCTGCCGCCGGCCATCTTCGGCATGGGCAATGCGCTCGCGGCATTGGGGCGGCATGCGCAGGCGCTGCCCTACCTCGAGCGCGCGGTGGGTCTCGATCCGCAATTCGCGCTCGCGTGGCTGAGTCTGGGCACCGCGCACCTGGCGCTGGGCGCGCATGGCCCCGCCGTGCGCGCATTCGATCAGGCGCTGCGCCTGCGCCCCGAGCTCGCCTCCGCGCACATGAACCGCGCCCTGGCATGGCTCGCGCTGCGCGATTTCGCGCGCGGGCTGCCGGAGTACGAGTGGCGGCTGCAAACCATGGCGCAGCCGGTGATCCAGACGCTGCCGCGCTGGCATGGCGAGCCGATCGCGCAACGCACCTTGCTGGTCCATGCCGAGCAGGGGTTCGGCGACACGCTGCAGTTCGTGCGCTTCGTCCCGCTCGTCGCGCAGCGCGCGGCGCGCATCATACTCGAAGTGCAGGCGCAACTGATACCGTTGCTGGCGCCCGCCGCGCAAGCCTGGCGCGTGACGCTGATCGCCCAGGGCGCGCCGCGCCCCGCCGCCGATCTGCAATGTCCGCTGCTGAGCCTGCCGCTCGCACTCGGCACCACCTACGACACCATTCCCGCCCGCACGCCCTATCTCGGCGCGCCGCCCGCCTACGGGCGCAAATGGCGCGGCTCGCTCGGCGGCCAGGCAAAGCGCAAGATCGGCGTTGCATGGTCGGGGCGCATCCAGCAAAACGAAACACGTTCGATGCCGCTCGCCGCGCTCGATCCGCTGTTCGCGCTCGAAGGCATCGACTGGATCGTGCTGCAACCCGAGTTGAGCGCCGACGAGCGCGCGGCGCTCGACGCGCATCCGCGCGCGGCGTCGATTCATCGCTTCGACGCCAGGATCGGCGACTTCGCGGACACGGCGGCGATCATCGAACGGCTCGACGCCGTGGTGTCGATCGATACCGCCATCGCGCACCTGGCCGGCGCGCTTCGCAAGCCGCTCTGGCTGATGCTGCCGTTCGCGGCGGATTGGCGCTGGTTTGCCGGCGAGGCACGCAGCCCCTGGTATCCGGGTGCGACGTTGGTGCGTCAGCCGCAACCCGGGGCGTGGGACGAGGTCGTCGAGGCCGTGGCGAACGAATTGCGCAAGCACTGA